One segment of Ornithodoros turicata isolate Travis unplaced genomic scaffold, ASM3712646v1 Chromosome379, whole genome shotgun sequence DNA contains the following:
- the LOC135374004 gene encoding uncharacterized protein K02A2.6-like — MSGLPPPPFFLSMPGRPAMPWQSWRKTFENYVLAAGFESTAVARKAAILYHCLGTEGQRLFDLLPSPSADSEAPGSSQTDAYNSALQKLDLHYAVAANPIAERHRFRQRGQQYGESLDDFVIALRKLANTCDFGSTSDLMIRDQIVESTNIPHLRDRLLLEGPSLTLARTVQIARQLEQVHRDVREFANTTENTVQRLFKKSTKKSVSNRQKTGPLKPRHTQAGSHCYRCGSSFHLANSPSCKARNQKCFSCGKVGHFAPVCRSTKPLQQLTSSQSPGEAEIFDTNPTVLQLHTREKTKTGIYVTLNVEDRRMQFLIDTGSSVSVMCHDTYDSMFASQHPLQPATVRLLDFSKRHIPVLGCFPAQVAYKDKATCLVFYVVQDGTSLLGLDALTSLGINIDGMQLSCFNTATTSTPLPAELTEEFFQLFDGRPGLARNYVHRVTVRHNVAPVTSKLRRLPQTVREKVSEELRRLEADDIIERITASEWVSPIVVVKKKNGNIRLCVDLREANKAVVPDCFPLPHTEELLNALSGAKRFTKLDLASAYHQVLLHPESRDLTAFITHEGLFRFKRVCFGLASAPSAFQHMMSLVLQGCKGVLFYIDDIIIYGRTEEEHMQNVRAVLRRLASEGLKLNDKCLFNVSELPFLGHTVTSSGLLPQQTAVTAIEKAPPPKDLKSLRSFLGLAGYYSKFIPHYAEVVEPMRDLLRRKQPFAWTAAADQGFKQVKKLLVTCPNLTMFNPTLPVTVTTDASSYGLGAVLQQHDGSQLRTVAFGSRTLSEQERKYSVGEREALACLWACEYWHIYLWGRPFTLCTDHKALVTLLGSQGSGHRPLRISRWSARLFYYNFTVQYKKGAENCVADALSRLPLPAQDTSEEEVICIVSAVTKQEIQSATRSDPILQEVMQHVKNDSWPSSGSRSEDILPFYRCRAELSVMNELLLRGDRVIVPMALTSRFLELAHETHPGIVRTKQRLREQYWWPGMDKRVEQLVGSCNVCQSADKSAKTTVPPLHPVPFPTAPWSKLAIDIVGPFDHLPAHCKYAITLVDYHSKWPEIAFASSVTTSAITNFLKHVFSREGFPDEIVTDNGPQFVATEFKDFLHQRGIRHSNVSLYYPQANGLVERFNGVLKNIIQLSALESKPISAAVLEYLTVYRATPHATTGVPPAVLLHGRNLRTRLHIAGYNQTHLYSSTPQSAVLEERVKMRQSKQKVYTDNRRGSHARNYAVGDYVRVRNPRRQRKGTFRFSPPLKIIARRGPLSFLLEDGKVWHSSKFAPVAASSVSNRTWNPWFSVEFPAEPQPRPLDFTSAPVTSPLPALRRSTRNRRPPVRYEAT, encoded by the coding sequence ATGTCTGGTTTACCTCCACCGCCTTTCTTTCTGTCCATGCCTGGGAGGCCAGCAATGCCATGGCAGTCATGGCGGAAGACGTTCGAAAACTACGTGCTCGCCGCTGGTTTTGAGTCCACAGCAGTAGCCCGCAAGGCGGCAATCCTGTATCATTGCCTAGGCACTGAAGGTCAACGACTTTTCGACCTACTACCTTCGCCTTCAGCAGATTCAGAAGCTCCTGGTTCTTCACAAACTGATGCGTACAATAGTGCTCTGCAGAAGTTGGATTTGCACTACGCAGTTGCAGCTAACCCTATCGCCGAACGTCATCGTTTCCGCCAGCGTGGCCAGCAATACGGCGAATCTCTTGATGATTTTGTCATTGCACTTCGGAAACTTGCAAATACCTGCGATTTCGGATCGACTTCGGATCTTATGATTCGTGACCAAATCGTTGAGTCTACAAACATTCCGCACTTACGTGATCGTCTACTTCTGGAAGGACCGTCGCTTACTTTGGCGAGAACAGTACAGATTGCACGCCAGCTAGAACAAGTTCACCGAGACGTAAGAGAGTTCGCGAATACTACTGAAAATACAGTTCAACGACTTTTCAAGAAAAGCACGAAGAAATCTGTCAGCAACCGACAGAAGACTGGACCGTTGAAGCCACGGCACACTCAAGCGGGATCTCACTGCTATCGTTGCGGGTCTTCCTTTCACCTCGCTAATTCGCCATCGTGTAAAGCACGAAACCAGAAATGTTTCTCCTGCGGGAAGGTAGGACATTTTGCTCCTGTATGCCGATCTACAAAACCTCTTCAACAATTGACGTCATCGCAGTCGCCTGGAGAGGCAGAAATCTTCGACACAAACCCAACGGTGCTACAACTTCACACCCGCGAGAAGACGAAAACTGGAATATACGTTACGCTGAACGTTGAAGACAGACGCATGCAGTTTTTGATCGACACAGGTTCTTCAGTGTCAGTTATGTGCCATGACACGTACGACTCCATGTTTGCGTCGCAGCATCCGTTACAGCCGGCAACTGTTCGCCTACTGGACTTCTCGAAACGCCATATTCCAGTACTGGGATGCTTTCCAGCGCAAGTAGCTTACAAAGATAAGGCGACGTGCCTCGTATTTTACGTTGTGCAGGATGGCACTTCACTTTTGGGTCTGGATGCACTTACGTCCTTAGGAATAAACATCGACGGCATGCAACTCTCATGTTTCAACACAGCTACAACTTCAACACCTTTGCCAGCGGAGCTCACAGAAGAATTCTTCCAACTTTTCGACGGCAGACCTGGTTTAGCAAGAAACTACGTGCACAGAGTCACAGTGCGTCACAATGTTGCGCCGGTGACGTCGAAGCTCCGACGTCTACCCCAAACTGTACGCgagaaagtgtctgaggaactTCGACGATTAGAAGCGGATGATATTATTGAAAGGATAACAGCATCTGAATGGGTGTCTCCGATCGTTGTTGTCAAGAAAAAGAATGGCAACATCCGTCTTTGCGTCGATCTTCGGGAGGCAAACAAGGCAGTAGTTCCagattgttttcctcttcctcacACAGAGGAACTCTTGAACGCTTTGTCTGGCGCCAAACGCTTCACGAAGCTTGATCTAGCTTCTGCATATCACCAAGTCCTACTCCACCCAGAGAGCCGCGACTTGACTGCTTTCATAACACACGAAGGACTTTTCCGTTTCAAACGAGTGTGTTTTGGCCTTGCTTCCGCACCGTCCGCTTTTCAGCACATGATGTCCCTGGTATTACAAGGTTGCAAAGGAGTACTATTTTACATTGATGATATCATCATTTACGGCCGAACGGAGGAAGAACACATGCAGAACGTCCGCGCCGTTTTACGACGCCTTGCTTCCGAGGGACTCAAACTCAACGACAAATGTCTGTTTAATGTCAGTGAATTACCTTTTTTGGGTCACACAGTCACTTCTTCGGGATTACTACCGCAACAGACAGCAGTTACCGCCATTGAAAAGGCACCACCTCCCAAGGACCTGAAGTCGCTTCGCTCATTCCTCGGGTTGGCTGGGTATTATTCAAAGTTCATACCCCATTATGCCGAAGTGGTAGAGCCGATGCGTGACCTGCTACGCCGAAAGCAGCCTTTTGCTTGGACTGCTGCTGCTGACCAAGGCTTCAAGCAAGTGAAGAAGCTTTTGGTGACCTGCCCGAATCTCACCATGTTCAATCCTACCCTTCCAGTGACCGTTACAACTGATGCCTCCTCGTACGGGTTGGGTGCAGTTCTTCAGCAGCACGATGGCTCACAGCTCCGAACCGTTGCATTTGGTTCACGTACACTATCGGAACAAGAACGAAAATACTCCGTGGGTGAACGCGAAGCCCTGGCATGCCTTTGGGCATGTGAATACTGGCATATATACCTGTGGGGTCGACCATTTACACTATGCACCGATCATAAGGCCTTGGTTACACTTCTTGGTTCGCAAGGTTCAGGGCATCGTCCTCTGCGCATTTCGAGGTGGTCTGCACGTTTGTTCTACTACAACTTCACCGTACAATACAAGAAAGGCGCCGAGAATTGTGTCGCCGATGCTCTTTCAAGACTTCCCTTGCCAGCGCAAGATACTTCGGAGGAAGAAGTAATTTGCATAGTGTCTGCAGTAACGAAGCAAGAGATACAAAGCGCCACACGCAGCGATCCCATATTGCAAGAGGTAATGCAGCACGTGAAGAATGACTCGTGGCCATCTTCAGGATCACGCTCCGAAGACATTCTTCCGTTTTATCGATGTCGTGCAGAACTTTCAGTCATGAACGAACTTTTGTTACGAGGTGATCGTGTGATTGTGCCCATGGCGTTGACAAGCCGTTTCCTGGAGCTCGCTCATGAGACTCATCCTGGGATTGTCCGCACAAAACAAAGACTCCGAGAGCAGTACTGGTGGCCTGGCATGGATAAACGAGTGGAACAACTCGTCGGCTCTTGCAACGTTTGTCAGTCTGCTGACAAATCAGCGAAAACAACTGTGCCACCACTGCACCCAGTCCCGTTCCCAACTGCGCCGTGGTCAAAACTTGCTATCGACATTGTTGGACCTTTCGACCATTTACCAGCTCATTGCAAGTACGCCATCACACTGGTAGATTACCACAGCAAATGGCCTGAGATTGCTTTCGCTTCATCAGTTACAACATCTGCGATTACTAACTTTCTTAAACACGTATTCAGCAGAGAAGgctttccggacgaaatcgttACTGACAATGGTCCTCAATTTGTTGCAACAGAATTCAAGGATTTTCTCCACCAGCGTGGCATTCGGCATTCCAACGTATCACTGTACTACCCTCAAGCAAACGGGTTGGTCGAAAGATTTAATGGTGTCTTGAAGAACATCATTCAACTATCCGCATTGGAGAGCAAGCCTATTTCTGCTGCGGTTCTGGAGTACCTCACAGTATACAGAGCAACACCGCATGCTACCACGGGGGTACCACCAGCAGTTCTACTTCATGGAAGAAATTTGCGAACACGCCTACACATCGCGGGTTATAACCAAACTCATCTCTACAGCTCAACACCGCAGAGTGCGGTACTTGAAGAACGCGTCAAGATGAGGCAGTCGAAACAGAAAGTGTACACAGACAATCGTCGTGGGTCCCATGCAAGAAATTACGCTGTAGGCGACTATGTGCGTGTCCGTAATCCGCGTCGGCAACGGAAAGGTACTTTCCGATTCAGCCCTCCTCTCAAAATCATCGCTAGACGAGGCCCTTTGTCCTTTCTTTTGGAGGACGGGAAGGTTTGGCATTCATCTAAATTTGCACCTGTGGCAGCATCCAGCGTCAGCAATCGCACATGGAACCCTTGGTTTTCCGTGGAATTTCCAGCAGagccccagcctcgtccgttggACTTTACATCTGCACCAGTGACTTCACCACTGCCTGCACTTCGACGCAGTACAAGGAATCGACGACCACCGGTTCGCTACGAGGCTACATGA